A part of Streptomyces sp. NBC_01497 genomic DNA contains:
- the glgB gene encoding 1,4-alpha-glucan branching enzyme — MTARPPSDTPSEPEVSARFRPAKASGSVPVGKPGKQPPRKPVPARRGPAGDAAGPSGAAGGASNGATGTPHAPALDDGDRGRLLRGEHHDPHGLLGAHPLSGGGVLVRALRPYALAVTVVTDGLTAELNDDGDGLFSGVLPLTAVPAYTLRVRYSGPAAGDGTAEDVVEVQDPYRFLPSLGDLDLHLIAEGRHEQLWKALGSTVMEHEGVTGTRFTVWAPNARGVRVSGAFNYWDGTALPMRSLGSSGVWELFVPEAGEGDVYKYDICTPEGHHSLRADPMARRTEVPPATASIVTVSTYAWRDEEWLARRGERPAHTAPFSVYELHLASWRPGLSYRQLAEQLPAYVTELGFTHVELMPVAEHPFGGSWGYQVTGFYAPTSRMGTPDDFRFLVDALHRAGIGVLVDWVPAHFPKDEWALAHFDGRPLYEPGDTTKAEHPDWGTLTFDYGRTEVRNFLVANAVYWCEEFHIDGLRVDAVASMLYLDYSREAGQWTPNEYGGRENLDAVRFLQEMNATVYRRCPGVVTIAEESTAWDGVTRATHHTGPGGFGGLGFGLKWNMGWMHDSLQYMAKEPVHRRYHHDEMTFSMVYAYSENYVLPISHDEVVHGKGALVSKMPGDWWQQRANHRAYLGFMWAHPGKQLLFMGQEFAQGAEWSESHGPDWWLVDPSYPAADDHRGVRDLVAELNAVYRDTPALWERDTEPEGFAWVDGGAAEDNVFAFLRYDRSGAPLLAVSNFAPVVREGYRLGVPDAYEGWTEVLNTDAGRYGGSDVRTVEVLKPEPVPSHGREASVCPTLPPLSTVWFRPV, encoded by the coding sequence GTGACCGCCCGTCCGCCGTCCGACACCCCGTCGGAGCCAGAAGTCTCCGCCCGATTCCGTCCCGCCAAGGCATCCGGTTCCGTACCGGTCGGCAAACCCGGCAAGCAGCCGCCCCGCAAACCGGTGCCCGCGCGCCGGGGCCCGGCCGGCGACGCCGCCGGGCCGTCAGGGGCGGCCGGCGGCGCGTCGAACGGTGCCACGGGTACGCCCCACGCTCCGGCCCTCGACGACGGCGACCGGGGGCGCCTGCTGCGCGGTGAACACCACGACCCGCACGGGCTGCTGGGCGCCCACCCGCTGAGCGGCGGCGGTGTGCTCGTCCGTGCGCTGCGCCCTTACGCGCTCGCGGTCACCGTCGTCACGGACGGGTTGACGGCCGAGCTGAACGACGACGGCGACGGGCTGTTCTCCGGTGTGCTGCCGCTCACCGCGGTGCCCGCGTACACGCTCCGCGTGCGCTACAGCGGCCCCGCCGCCGGCGACGGCACGGCCGAGGACGTGGTCGAGGTACAGGACCCGTACCGCTTCCTGCCCTCGCTCGGCGACCTGGACCTCCACCTGATCGCGGAGGGACGGCACGAGCAGCTGTGGAAGGCGCTCGGCTCGACGGTCATGGAGCACGAGGGCGTGACGGGCACCCGCTTCACGGTGTGGGCTCCGAACGCCCGGGGCGTCCGCGTGTCCGGCGCGTTCAACTACTGGGACGGGACGGCGCTGCCCATGCGTTCGCTGGGCTCCAGCGGCGTGTGGGAGCTGTTCGTGCCGGAGGCCGGCGAGGGCGACGTCTACAAGTACGACATCTGCACGCCGGAGGGCCACCACTCGCTGCGCGCCGACCCGATGGCGCGGCGGACCGAGGTGCCGCCCGCGACGGCGTCGATCGTGACGGTGTCGACGTACGCGTGGCGCGACGAGGAGTGGCTGGCCCGCCGGGGCGAACGGCCGGCGCACACCGCGCCTTTCTCCGTCTACGAGCTCCACCTGGCGTCCTGGCGTCCCGGACTCAGCTACCGCCAGCTCGCGGAGCAGTTGCCCGCGTATGTGACGGAGCTCGGCTTCACGCACGTGGAGCTGATGCCGGTCGCCGAGCACCCCTTCGGCGGGTCCTGGGGCTACCAGGTCACCGGCTTCTACGCGCCGACGTCGCGGATGGGCACGCCCGACGACTTCAGGTTCCTCGTGGACGCCCTGCACCGGGCGGGCATCGGGGTGCTCGTCGACTGGGTGCCCGCGCACTTCCCGAAGGACGAGTGGGCACTCGCCCACTTCGACGGCCGTCCGCTGTACGAACCCGGTGACACGACCAAGGCCGAACACCCGGACTGGGGCACGCTGACCTTCGACTACGGCCGCACCGAGGTCCGCAACTTCCTGGTCGCGAACGCCGTGTACTGGTGCGAGGAGTTCCACATCGACGGACTTCGGGTCGACGCGGTCGCCTCGATGCTCTACCTCGACTACTCCCGCGAGGCCGGGCAGTGGACGCCCAACGAGTACGGCGGGCGCGAGAACCTGGACGCGGTGCGCTTCCTGCAGGAGATGAACGCGACGGTCTACCGGCGCTGCCCCGGCGTGGTCACGATCGCCGAGGAGTCCACCGCCTGGGACGGGGTCACCCGCGCCACGCACCACACGGGCCCCGGCGGCTTCGGCGGCCTCGGCTTCGGACTCAAGTGGAACATGGGCTGGATGCACGACTCCCTGCAGTACATGGCCAAGGAGCCGGTGCACCGCAGGTACCACCACGACGAGATGACGTTCTCGATGGTGTACGCGTACAGCGAGAACTACGTCCTGCCGATCTCGCACGACGAGGTGGTGCACGGAAAGGGCGCCCTGGTGTCGAAGATGCCGGGCGACTGGTGGCAGCAGCGCGCCAACCACCGGGCGTACCTCGGCTTCATGTGGGCCCATCCCGGCAAGCAACTGCTGTTCATGGGGCAGGAGTTCGCGCAGGGCGCCGAGTGGTCCGAGAGCCACGGGCCCGACTGGTGGCTGGTCGACCCGTCCTACCCGGCGGCGGACGACCACCGGGGCGTACGCGACCTGGTGGCGGAGCTGAACGCGGTCTACCGGGACACCCCGGCGCTGTGGGAACGCGACACCGAACCCGAGGGGTTCGCCTGGGTCGACGGAGGCGCGGCGGAGGACAACGTGTTCGCCTTCCTGCGCTACGACCGGTCGGGCGCGCCGCTGCTCGCGGTGTCCAACTTCGCACCGGTCGTGCGCGAGGGCTACCGGCTCGGAGTGCCGGACGCGTACGAGGGCTGGACGGAGGTGCTCAACACCGACGCCGGCCGCTACGGCGGCAGCGATGTACGCACCGTCGAGGTGCTGAAGCCCGAGCCGGTGCCGTCGCACGGGCGCGAGGCGAGTGTGTGCCCGACGCTGCCGCCGCTGTCGACCGTGTGGTTCCGGCCGGTGTGA
- a CDS encoding glycosyltransferase, whose amino-acid sequence MRILFSSTPAHGHLLPQLPLARAFRDRGDAVAVMTSDAFAPVLAPEGIDLLGVGPSVDVLFAETARRTGVNAAADPTPAAVAEFFAGTRVDLTADDALAAARGFAPDLIVAEACDFVGPLAAAALDVPFATLAFGPAIPAEFTDGLAAVAASRFSDRGLAMNPARWYLDPCPDLIQAPGWTAPQGRLALRPEPHQGPGAPAASPTGVKAPGGRARVLVTFGTYFAEPQVLGPILTAVSGADIDLRVTLGLTASADDYDIDDERIDFVGFTPLAQLLDGVDLVLTHGGAGTTLAALSRGLPLVVVPQGADQFLQAAGVAASRTGVAVPPQEATPEAVARAAAEVLADPVYADNARKAADQIASMPSPAEIADRLAAALS is encoded by the coding sequence ATGCGCATACTCTTCTCCAGCACGCCCGCACACGGGCACCTGCTCCCGCAGCTGCCGCTCGCCCGTGCCTTCCGGGACCGCGGCGACGCGGTCGCGGTCATGACGTCCGACGCCTTCGCGCCCGTCCTGGCCCCCGAGGGCATCGACCTGCTCGGCGTCGGCCCGTCGGTCGACGTGCTCTTCGCCGAGACCGCCCGCAGGACGGGCGTCAACGCCGCCGCGGACCCGACCCCCGCGGCCGTCGCGGAGTTCTTCGCGGGCACGCGCGTCGACCTCACCGCCGACGACGCGCTCGCCGCGGCCCGCGGCTTCGCCCCCGACCTGATCGTCGCGGAGGCGTGCGACTTCGTCGGCCCGCTCGCCGCCGCCGCGCTCGACGTCCCGTTCGCGACACTCGCCTTCGGGCCCGCGATCCCCGCCGAGTTCACCGACGGCCTGGCCGCCGTCGCGGCGAGCCGCTTCAGCGACCGGGGCCTTGCCATGAACCCCGCCCGCTGGTACCTCGACCCCTGCCCCGACCTGATCCAGGCGCCCGGCTGGACCGCCCCGCAGGGCCGGCTCGCGCTGCGGCCCGAGCCGCACCAGGGCCCCGGCGCCCCGGCGGCGTCCCCCACGGGCGTGAAGGCGCCGGGCGGCAGGGCCCGCGTGCTCGTCACGTTCGGCACGTACTTCGCCGAGCCCCAGGTCCTCGGCCCGATCCTGACCGCGGTGTCCGGGGCCGACATCGACCTGCGGGTCACGCTCGGGCTGACCGCGTCCGCCGACGACTACGACATCGACGACGAGCGGATCGACTTCGTGGGGTTCACCCCTCTCGCCCAGCTGCTGGACGGTGTCGACCTCGTCCTCACGCACGGTGGCGCGGGCACCACCCTGGCGGCGCTCTCGCGCGGCCTGCCGCTCGTCGTCGTCCCGCAGGGCGCCGACCAGTTCCTGCAGGCGGCCGGGGTCGCCGCGTCCCGCACCGGTGTCGCCGTACCGCCGCAGGAAGCCACCCCCGAGGCTGTCGCCCGCGCCGCCGCCGAGGTGCTCGCGGACCCGGTGTACGCGGACAACGCCCGCAAAGCGGCCGACCAGATCGCGTCCATGCCCTCGCCCGCGGAGATCGCCGACCGGCTGGCAGCGGCCCTGAGCTGA
- a CDS encoding TetR/AcrR family transcriptional regulator, whose product MTRRPYRSTVRERSAATTRNSILDAAEALFAEHGYARVSITRVAEVADVAQGTVYAAFGSKPSLVVALMERAAGDETIIRTTSAVRSATSGPEIVALTVAGAGEIVRRHARTMAVLYDNASADPHITAAVGRAENLQRERFDLVSARLAELGLLRDGMTRADATRVLEYYTGPGSWRRLRSLEWSWRHAEEWLADQVSYAVLGVSGTA is encoded by the coding sequence ATGACACGTCGCCCTTATCGCTCCACGGTTCGCGAGCGGTCCGCCGCCACCACCAGGAACTCCATCCTGGACGCGGCGGAGGCCCTGTTCGCCGAGCACGGCTACGCGCGGGTGAGCATCACCCGCGTCGCGGAGGTCGCCGACGTCGCCCAGGGCACTGTCTACGCGGCCTTCGGCAGCAAGCCGTCCCTGGTGGTCGCCCTGATGGAGCGCGCGGCGGGGGACGAGACCATCATCCGGACGACCTCAGCCGTGCGCTCGGCCACCAGCGGCCCCGAGATCGTCGCACTCACCGTCGCCGGCGCGGGCGAGATCGTCCGGCGCCACGCCCGCACCATGGCCGTGCTGTACGACAACGCGTCGGCCGATCCGCACATCACCGCTGCGGTCGGCCGCGCGGAGAACCTGCAGCGCGAACGGTTCGACCTGGTCTCGGCGCGCCTCGCCGAACTGGGTCTGCTGCGCGACGGCATGACCCGCGCGGACGCCACACGGGTCCTGGAGTACTACACGGGACCCGGCTCGTGGCGCCGGCTGCGCAGCCTCGAATGGAGCTGGCGCCACGCCGAGGAATGGCTGGCGGACCAGGTTTCCTACGCCGTCCTCGGGGTGTCGGGGACAGCATAA
- a CDS encoding HelD family protein — protein sequence MQNEQQFISGLYARLDALRDRAEGSVRRSVTQVGTGRQAKLERDVHVLEETARLSQLNAVETGLCFGRIDFRNGETHHIGRIGMREDDAERTPLLIDWRAPVARPFYLATGFSPMELRRRRHLTTQGRTVTDLHDEIMDLGDATRTGYENRDADEVLLAALNTARTGRMTDIVQTIQAEQDRIIRAPHHGVLVVEGGPGTGKTAVALHRAAYLLYAHREQLARRAVLIVGPNPAFLGYIGEVLPSLGETGVLLATTGELFPGVVATGTDSPAAAAVKGAAAMADVLARVVRDRQTVPERVTEIHHEDHGALPLDRATAEDARAAARATGLPHNLARPHFAFRVIDALTGQLAERIGGDPYGGPNLLGPDDIAQLGKEIATSRAVHAAIDELWPDLTAQRLVGDFLADPLQLPEHEQALVRRGEGPWTPADVPLLDEAAELLGADDSATRATQEAARQEQVAYAQGVLDVSVGSKTYEFEDEESEVLAAHDIIDAERFAERHEEIDTRSAAERAAADRTWAFGHIVVDEAQELSAMAWRLLMRRCPSRSMTLLGDPAQTGDPAGCDSWEQILRPHVGDRWTLERLGVNYRTPAEIMEVAADLRRSVEPEFVPPRSVRSTGVAPLVRSVPAEELVTATAGLAGERRGEPADGGRLAVIAPPALLPGLSAGLPDASHGESPDLTRPTVLLTPRQAKGLEFDRVIVVDPDAVLDRSSRGVNDLYVALTRPTQWLGIVRNADHRPTS from the coding sequence TTGCAGAACGAGCAACAATTCATCTCGGGCCTGTATGCGCGCCTCGATGCTCTCAGGGACCGTGCGGAAGGCTCGGTTCGGCGGTCCGTCACCCAGGTGGGGACCGGTCGGCAGGCCAAACTGGAGCGGGACGTGCACGTCCTGGAGGAAACCGCGCGGCTCTCCCAGTTGAATGCCGTGGAGACCGGGCTCTGTTTCGGCCGAATCGATTTCCGTAACGGCGAGACCCACCACATCGGCCGCATCGGAATGCGCGAGGACGACGCGGAGCGGACCCCGCTCCTCATCGACTGGCGCGCCCCTGTCGCCCGGCCCTTTTATCTCGCGACCGGCTTTTCCCCGATGGAACTGCGCCGCCGCCGGCATCTCACCACGCAGGGTCGCACGGTCACCGATCTGCATGACGAGATCATGGATCTCGGCGACGCCACCCGGACCGGTTACGAGAACCGCGACGCGGACGAGGTGCTGCTCGCCGCGCTGAACACGGCACGCACCGGCCGCATGACCGACATCGTGCAGACGATCCAGGCCGAGCAGGACCGCATCATCCGGGCCCCGCACCACGGCGTGCTCGTCGTCGAGGGCGGTCCGGGGACCGGCAAGACGGCGGTCGCCCTGCACCGCGCCGCCTATCTGCTGTACGCGCACCGCGAGCAGCTCGCCCGCCGCGCCGTGCTGATCGTCGGGCCCAACCCCGCGTTCCTCGGCTACATCGGCGAGGTGCTGCCGTCCCTCGGCGAGACCGGCGTCCTGCTGGCCACGACCGGCGAACTCTTCCCCGGGGTCGTGGCCACCGGCACCGACAGCCCGGCCGCCGCGGCGGTCAAGGGCGCCGCGGCCATGGCCGACGTGCTCGCCCGCGTCGTACGGGACCGGCAGACGGTGCCCGAACGCGTCACCGAGATCCACCACGAGGACCACGGGGCCCTCCCCCTGGACCGCGCCACCGCGGAGGACGCGCGGGCCGCGGCCCGCGCCACCGGTCTCCCGCACAACCTCGCCCGCCCCCACTTCGCGTTCCGCGTCATCGACGCACTGACCGGGCAGCTCGCCGAGCGCATCGGCGGCGACCCGTACGGCGGGCCCAACCTGCTCGGTCCTGACGACATCGCGCAGCTGGGCAAGGAGATCGCCACCAGCCGCGCCGTGCACGCGGCGATCGACGAACTCTGGCCCGACCTCACCGCGCAGCGGCTGGTCGGCGACTTCCTCGCGGACCCGCTGCAACTGCCCGAGCACGAGCAGGCGCTCGTACGGCGCGGTGAGGGCCCCTGGACGCCGGCGGACGTGCCCCTGCTGGACGAGGCCGCGGAACTGCTCGGCGCGGACGACAGCGCGACGCGCGCGACGCAGGAGGCCGCCCGGCAGGAGCAGGTCGCCTACGCGCAGGGCGTGCTGGACGTGTCCGTCGGCTCCAAGACGTACGAGTTCGAGGACGAGGAGTCCGAGGTCCTCGCCGCGCACGACATCATCGACGCGGAGCGCTTCGCCGAGCGGCACGAGGAGATCGACACGCGCAGCGCCGCCGAGCGCGCCGCCGCCGACCGTACCTGGGCCTTCGGGCACATCGTCGTGGACGAGGCACAGGAACTCTCGGCGATGGCCTGGCGGTTGCTGATGCGGCGCTGCCCCAGCCGGTCGATGACGCTGCTCGGCGACCCGGCGCAGACGGGCGACCCGGCCGGCTGCGACTCGTGGGAGCAGATCCTGCGCCCGCACGTCGGCGACCGTTGGACGCTGGAGCGGCTCGGCGTCAACTACCGCACACCGGCGGAGATCATGGAGGTCGCGGCGGACCTGCGCCGTTCGGTGGAGCCGGAGTTCGTGCCGCCGCGCTCGGTGCGCTCCACCGGCGTCGCGCCGCTCGTGCGCAGTGTGCCCGCCGAGGAGTTGGTCACGGCCACCGCCGGCCTGGCCGGCGAGCGGCGCGGCGAACCGGCCGACGGCGGCCGGCTCGCGGTGATCGCGCCCCCCGCACTGCTGCCCGGCCTGTCCGCCGGGCTTCCCGACGCGTCGCACGGTGAGAGCCCCGACCTGACCCGTCCGACGGTGCTGCTCACCCCCCGGCAGGCGAAGGGCCTGGAGTTCGACCGGGTGATCGTCGTCGACCCGGATGCCGTGCTCGACCGCTCCTCGCGCGGTGTCAACGACCTGTACGTGGCGCTGACGCGGCCGACCCAGTGGCTCGGTATCGTCCGCAACGCGGATCACCGGCCGACGTCGTAG
- the trxA gene encoding thioredoxin — protein sequence MTEIEGVATVTDADFEAVVRAPGLPVLVEFTADWCGPCRQLAPVLGAVARQEADRLRVVQIDVDANPATAAKYAVLSMPTLMVFRDGEPVKSMVGARPKRRLLQELDDVVGPLGV from the coding sequence ATGACCGAGATCGAAGGCGTGGCCACCGTCACCGACGCTGATTTCGAGGCCGTCGTGCGCGCGCCCGGCCTGCCCGTACTCGTGGAGTTCACAGCCGACTGGTGCGGTCCGTGCCGGCAACTAGCCCCCGTGCTCGGCGCCGTCGCGCGTCAGGAGGCGGACCGGCTGAGGGTCGTGCAGATCGACGTGGACGCCAACCCGGCGACCGCCGCGAAGTACGCCGTGCTGTCGATGCCGACGCTGATGGTCTTCCGTGACGGCGAGCCGGTGAAGTCGATGGTGGGGGCCCGGCCCAAGCGGCGGCTGCTCCAGGAGCTCGACGACGTCGTCGGGCCGCTCGGCGTCTGA
- a CDS encoding cation:dicarboxylate symporter family transporter encodes MNRRVTGVTARWIVTGTPSQGGHVAARRDRTHFLYIAVVVAVLLGILVGFVAPGTAVQLKPIGTGFVDLITMMIAPVIFCTIVLGIGSVRKAAKVGAVGGLAIGYFLVMSTVALAIGLVVGNILEPGQGLHLTESVRQSGLAQAKGTSDSLPDFLLSIIPTTLVSAFTEGSTLQALLIALLAGFALQAMGPAGEPVLRGIEHLQRLVFRILAMIMWVAPVGAFGAMAAVVGETGVDALKSLAVIMIGFYVTCAVFVFVILGLVLRLFARVNIFLLLKYLAREFLLILSTSSSESALPRLIAKMEHLGVSKSVAGITVPTGYSFNLDGTAIYLTMASIFIANAMDKPLSIGQQISLLVFMVVASKGAAGVTGAGLATLAGGLQSHRPELLDGVGLIVGIDRFMSEARALTNFAGNAVATVLVGNWTKELDRGRLDEVLAGRVPFDETTLMDESGNTVGGALPKGGEPPVDGGPPEDGGSQDVPDRHGDDTAPQTRAGV; translated from the coding sequence ATGAACAGAAGGGTGACCGGGGTCACAGCGCGGTGGATAGTCACCGGGACCCCGAGTCAAGGAGGACACGTGGCCGCGAGGCGGGACCGAACCCACTTCCTGTACATCGCCGTGGTGGTTGCCGTGCTGCTGGGCATCCTGGTGGGCTTCGTCGCCCCCGGCACCGCCGTCCAGCTCAAGCCCATCGGCACCGGCTTCGTCGATCTGATCACGATGATGATCGCGCCGGTCATCTTCTGCACGATCGTGCTGGGCATCGGCTCGGTGCGCAAGGCCGCCAAGGTCGGCGCGGTCGGCGGCCTCGCCATCGGCTACTTCCTGGTGATGTCGACCGTCGCCCTCGCCATCGGCCTGGTCGTCGGCAACATCCTGGAGCCGGGCCAGGGCCTGCACCTCACCGAGTCCGTACGCCAGTCGGGCCTGGCGCAGGCCAAGGGCACCAGCGACTCGCTGCCCGACTTCCTGCTCAGCATCATCCCCACTACGCTGGTCTCGGCCTTCACCGAGGGCTCCACGCTCCAGGCCCTGCTGATCGCCCTGCTCGCCGGCTTCGCGCTGCAGGCGATGGGCCCGGCGGGCGAGCCGGTCCTGCGCGGTATCGAGCACCTTCAGCGGCTGGTGTTCCGCATTCTCGCCATGATCATGTGGGTCGCTCCGGTGGGAGCGTTCGGGGCGATGGCGGCGGTGGTCGGCGAGACCGGGGTCGACGCGCTCAAGTCGCTCGCCGTCATCATGATCGGCTTCTATGTGACGTGCGCTGTCTTCGTCTTCGTCATCCTCGGCCTGGTGCTGCGGCTGTTCGCCCGGGTCAACATCTTCCTGCTGCTGAAGTACCTGGCCCGGGAGTTCCTGCTGATCCTCTCGACGTCCTCGTCGGAGTCGGCGCTGCCGCGGCTCATCGCGAAGATGGAACACCTCGGCGTCAGCAAGTCCGTCGCGGGCATCACCGTGCCGACGGGCTACTCGTTCAACCTCGACGGCACCGCCATCTATCTGACGATGGCGTCCATCTTCATCGCCAACGCGATGGACAAGCCGCTCTCGATCGGCCAGCAGATCTCGCTGCTCGTCTTCATGGTCGTCGCGTCGAAGGGCGCCGCGGGCGTCACCGGCGCGGGTCTCGCGACCCTCGCGGGGGGCCTGCAGTCGCACCGGCCCGAACTGCTGGACGGCGTGGGCCTGATCGTCGGCATCGACCGCTTCATGAGTGAGGCCCGCGCCCTGACGAACTTCGCGGGCAACGCGGTCGCCACCGTCCTCGTCGGCAACTGGACGAAGGAACTCGACCGGGGCCGCCTCGACGAAGTGCTCGCCGGCCGCGTCCCGTTCGACGAGACGACACTGATGGACGAGAGCGGCAACACCGTGGGCGGCGCCCTGCCGAAGGGTGGCGAGCCCCCCGTCGACGGTGGTCCTCCCGAGGACGGCGGGTCCCAGGACGTACCGGACCGGCACGGTGACGACACCGCGCCCCAGACCAGGGCCGGGGTCTGA
- a CDS encoding sensor histidine kinase — protein sequence MSFFHAARKPRSLAGQLFAMQAVLVAVIVAWCAVFAYVNDRAQARGTATREVLIAARSVADAPSVRAAIRTADPTAELQPYAERVRRDTRVDFVTIMDTHGIRWTHPDPKQIGMRFLGTTAPALRGKTFTETYTGTLGPSTRAVTPIREGGRIVGLVSVGITVERISTQVTRQLRVLSMVAGAALVLGALGTYVINARLRRHTHGLDARGLSRMYDYHQAALHAVHEGLLMLDGRRRIALINDGGRELLGLDASAVGRPVADLGLPPPLTGALLASEPRVDEVHLTEERVVVVNTRPVVGGERSGTVVTLRDHTELQTLSGELDSERGFTQALRSQAHEAANRLHTVVSLIELGRVDQAVEFATSELELAQALTDQVVGAVGEPVLAALLLGKAAQANERGVELVLAPDSRMDDGVLPPTLSTRDLVTILGNLVDNAVEAAGAGGGGLARDTGGGPARVTVTARVEEAAGADAGDGRGDGPRSAAELLLRVRDTGPGVAEERMEEVFRRGWSTNGPGRGLGLALVRQAVHRARGSVEVSQGDDGGAEFTVRLPLTAAGPATGADECGPGRLLGHGASAGAS from the coding sequence ATGTCCTTCTTCCACGCGGCGCGGAAGCCGCGCAGTCTGGCCGGCCAGCTCTTCGCGATGCAGGCCGTGCTCGTGGCGGTGATCGTCGCGTGGTGTGCGGTGTTCGCGTACGTCAACGACCGTGCGCAGGCGCGGGGTACGGCGACGCGCGAGGTGCTGATCGCCGCGCGCTCGGTGGCGGACGCGCCCTCGGTACGGGCCGCGATCCGCACCGCCGACCCCACGGCGGAGCTCCAGCCGTACGCCGAGCGGGTCCGGCGCGACACGCGGGTCGACTTCGTCACGATCATGGACACGCACGGCATCCGCTGGACGCATCCCGACCCGAAGCAGATAGGCATGCGGTTCCTGGGCACGACGGCGCCGGCCCTGCGCGGGAAGACCTTCACCGAGACCTACACGGGCACACTCGGTCCCTCGACGCGCGCCGTCACCCCGATCAGGGAGGGCGGCCGCATCGTCGGCCTGGTCAGTGTGGGGATCACGGTGGAGCGCATATCCACACAGGTGACGCGGCAGCTGCGGGTGCTGTCGATGGTGGCGGGCGCGGCGCTGGTGCTCGGCGCGCTCGGCACGTACGTGATCAACGCCCGTCTGCGCCGCCACACGCACGGCCTGGACGCGCGAGGTCTGAGCCGGATGTACGACTACCACCAGGCCGCGCTGCACGCGGTGCACGAGGGGCTGCTGATGCTGGACGGAAGGCGCCGGATCGCGCTGATCAACGACGGCGGACGCGAGTTGCTGGGGCTCGACGCGTCAGCGGTGGGCCGGCCGGTGGCGGACCTCGGGCTGCCGCCGCCGCTCACCGGGGCGCTGCTGGCCTCCGAGCCACGGGTCGACGAGGTGCACCTGACCGAGGAGCGGGTCGTGGTGGTCAACACCCGGCCCGTGGTGGGCGGGGAGCGCAGCGGCACGGTGGTCACCCTGCGCGATCACACCGAGCTGCAGACGCTGTCGGGTGAGCTGGACTCGGAGCGGGGGTTCACCCAGGCGCTGCGTTCGCAGGCGCACGAGGCGGCGAACCGGCTGCACACGGTGGTCTCGCTGATCGAGCTCGGCCGGGTCGACCAGGCGGTCGAGTTCGCGACCTCCGAGCTGGAGTTGGCGCAGGCCCTCACGGACCAGGTGGTGGGTGCGGTGGGTGAGCCGGTGCTGGCGGCGCTGCTCCTCGGCAAGGCCGCGCAGGCCAACGAGCGCGGTGTGGAACTGGTGCTGGCACCGGACAGCCGGATGGACGACGGTGTGCTGCCGCCGACGCTGTCGACGCGCGACCTCGTGACGATCCTCGGCAACCTCGTCGACAACGCCGTGGAGGCGGCGGGAGCGGGCGGTGGCGGACTCGCGCGGGACACGGGCGGCGGACCCGCCCGGGTGACCGTGACGGCCCGCGTCGAGGAAGCGGCCGGCGCGGACGCCGGGGACGGACGGGGCGACGGGCCCCGTTCCGCGGCTGAGTTGCTGCTGCGGGTGCGCGACACGGGACCGGGTGTCGCCGAGGAGCGGATGGAGGAGGTGTTCCGGCGGGGCTGGTCGACCAACGGGCCGGGCCGCGGGCTCGGGCTCGCGCTCGTACGGCAGGCGGTGCACCGGGCGCGCGGGAGCGTGGAGGTGTCCCAAGGGGACGACGGCGGCGCCGAGTTCACCGTACGGCTGCCCCTGACGGCGGCCGGTCCCGCCACCGGCGCCGACGAGTGCGGGCCGGGGCGCCTGCTCGGGCACGGCGCGTCGGCGGGGGCCTCGTGA
- a CDS encoding response regulator, with amino-acid sequence MSGQESASGAERIRVLIVEDDTVAADAHEVYVGRVPGFTVVGVAHTRAEAVRVLERRAVDLILLDLYLPDGHGLQLLRAMRAGGHHADVVAVTSARDLALVREGVSLGVVQYVLKPFAFATLRDRLVRYAEFRAAAGEASGQDEVDRALGALRAPEPAALPKGLSAPTLRAVTHALRGSGAGLTAAELAVEVGISRITARRYLEHLVGDRRAERSPRYGQVGRPELQYRWVAARH; translated from the coding sequence GTGAGCGGGCAGGAGTCCGCGTCCGGGGCGGAACGGATACGGGTGCTCATCGTCGAGGACGACACGGTGGCCGCCGACGCGCACGAGGTGTACGTGGGGCGCGTGCCGGGGTTCACGGTGGTCGGCGTCGCACACACACGCGCCGAGGCGGTCCGGGTGCTGGAACGCCGGGCGGTGGATCTGATCCTGCTCGACCTGTACCTGCCGGACGGTCACGGCCTGCAGTTGCTGCGGGCGATGCGCGCGGGCGGCCACCACGCGGATGTCGTCGCGGTGACGTCGGCGCGGGACCTGGCGCTCGTGCGGGAAGGGGTGTCGCTGGGCGTGGTGCAGTACGTGCTGAAGCCGTTCGCCTTCGCGACGCTGCGCGACCGGCTCGTACGGTACGCGGAGTTCCGGGCGGCGGCCGGGGAGGCGAGCGGGCAGGACGAGGTGGACCGCGCGCTCGGGGCGCTGCGCGCGCCGGAGCCCGCCGCCCTGCCCAAGGGACTCAGCGCGCCGACGCTGCGGGCGGTGACCCACGCGCTGCGCGGGTCGGGCGCGGGGCTCACCGCGGCCGAACTGGCCGTCGAGGTGGGCATCTCGCGCATCACGGCCCGGCGGTACCTGGAACACCTGGTCGGCGACCGCCGGGCTGAGCGCAGCCCCCGGTACGGCCAGGTCGGCCGCCCTGAACTGCAGTACCGCTGGGTCGCGGCACGGCACTGA